A stretch of Lathyrus oleraceus cultivar Zhongwan6 chromosome 6, CAAS_Psat_ZW6_1.0, whole genome shotgun sequence DNA encodes these proteins:
- the LOC127094144 gene encoding uncharacterized protein LOC127094144, with protein sequence MLGKARRKGTRPSWIGDDAWVELQTYWKKTEFWAVSSQNKTNRASARGGAVHTTGRKAHIDVALQLSRELQRDLRPDELFLKTHKRKNGEWVDSRAASTYVLDGERVNQLWTEAAGGRNRGRVYGAADLAINLKRGSKSFTQQSQTPQHSMFGMSLEAERAARIRAEQIAEAATTQLQEANEAMRAATEAAKAATETAQRMEREMNAWKEFMMKKFDTSTFVSHSHHYDDDLDDQSLDED encoded by the exons ATGTTGGGGAAGGCGAGGAGAAAAGGGACTCGACCTTCATGGATTGGTGATGATGCTTGGGTTGAACTTCAAACTTATTGGAAAAAGACCGAGTTTTGGGCTGTGTCTTCTCAAAACAAGACCAATCGAGCTTCCGCAAGAGGCGGAGCAGTCCACACCACAGGCCGTAAGGCTCATATTGATGTTGCACTTCAACTT TCACGTGAACTTCAAAGGGATCTGCGTCCCGATGAGTTATTTTTAAAAACACACAAGAGGAAAAATGGTGAATGGGTTGACAGTCGTGCTGCATCTACTTAT GTGTTAGATGGAGAGCGTGTAAATCAGCTATGGACAGAGGCTGCTGGGGGCCGTAACCGTGGTCGGGTTTATGGCGCTGCAGATTTAGCTATTAATCTAAAACGTGGATCAAAAAGTTTTACCCAACAATCTCAAACTCCTCAACACTCTATGTTTGGGATGTCATTAGAAGCTGAAAGAGCAGCTAGAATTAGAGCTGAACAAATTGCCGAGGCTGCAACGACCCAATTACAAGAGGCTAACGAAGCAATGCGAGCTGCTACCGAGGCTGCAAAAGCTGCTACCGAGACTGCACAAAGGATGGAGAGGGAGATGAATGCTTGGAAGGAATTTATGATGAAGAAATTTGACACTTCAACTTTTGTATCACATTCTCATCATTATGATGACGATTTGGATGATCAATCATTAGATGAAGATTGA
- the LOC127094145 gene encoding pollen-specific leucine-rich repeat extensin-like protein 2 encodes MTKRGGKAKVLAPGKLQEERNRIINKKHIVRKPAQTTLSMQDASSAPTPAQAAPSVQVASSMPTSASKKSSVQAASSMPTPAQEASSVQVASSMPTSASKKSCVQAASLMPTPAQAASSVQDASSMPTPAQAASSVQAASSMPTPAPTVVPVHATTSEKFSFMPTPTLSHQTMAGPQSINLQTMASPSIWQRRKMWMLMRMRRLVPAKEVAGAINYAIRKQFYKPIHHWSALDPDMKADWFKLFGEKVSWDPFDHAFVYSAFEKKEEND; translated from the exons ATGACTAAAAGAGGTGGAAAAGCTAAGGTATTAGCACCAGGAAAACTTCAAGAAGAACGAAATCGCATAATTAACAAGAAGCATATCGTTAGGAAACCTGCTCAAACAACATTGTCTATGCAGGATGCATCATCGGCACCAACACCAGCTCAGGCAGCACCGTCCGTGCAGGTTGCATCGTCGATGCCGACATCAGCTTCGAAAAAATCATCTGTGCAGGCTGCATCGTCGATGCCAACACCAGCTCAGGAAGCATCGTCCGTGCAGGTTGCATCATCAATGCCAACATCAGCTTCTAAAAAATCGTGTGTGCAGGCTGCATCGTTGATGCCAACACCAGCTCAGGCAGCATCGTCCGTGCAGGATGCATCGTCGATGCCAACACCAGCTCAGGCAGCATCGTCTGTGCAGGCTGCATCGTCGATGCCAACACCAGCTCCAACTGTAGTACCTGTTCATGCCACTACCTCTGAGAAATTCAGTTTTATGCCTACTCCAACTTTAAGCCATCAAACAATGGCTGGCCCTCAAAGTATAAACCTTCAAACAATGGCTAGCCCTTCAATTTGGCAGAGGAGGAAGATGTGGATGCTGATGAGGATGAGGCG GCTAGTTCCTGCCAAAGAAGTTGCTGGTGCCATTAATTATGCGATACGCAAACAATTTTATAAACCTATACATCATTGGTCTGCACTCGATCCTGATATGAAAGCTGATTGGTTTAAGTTGTTTGGA gAGAAGGTTTCGTGGGATCCTTTCGATCATGCATTTGTCTATAGTGCAtttgaaaaaaaagaagaaaacGATTAA